From a single Microbacterium terrisoli genomic region:
- a CDS encoding penicillin-binding transpeptidase domain-containing protein has translation MRSDHRPHWIRLLMGAAVACALVSSLAACSATDQPDTTALRSALTSGDFSKVRLNGASAEQVGTEYSAIVAGLGKITPSVKIDAPKIDDDKASLRVHWSWPVGNGDWTYTSTVKATKKSDTWYVDWSASVIQPDLDAGDVLRRTTKAPPRADILGGDGQALVTSRPVVIFGIDKSHVTPEQAVTSAAALARLVKVDAKDFAARVSGGGTKQFVEAITYRKQEAPSTAELADIPGALAISSTMQLGPYRGFAGPVLGSVGPVTAEIMEKNPGTYRATDTVGLSGLEQRYDSDLRGVAGVQISRVPKSGDPVKLFTAEPKPGEPLKTTLDQRLQTLAEASLRDIGPASALVALRPSDGAILAAANGPGTGSFDAALNGQVPPGSTFKMFDTLALLRAGMTADSKVDCTAEAVVDGYRFVNDSWYPKSAIGKISLKTAIGHSCNTAMINARSTIGDVAAAAQSLGFGIGTIPGTDSFAGEIPKAASETEAAADVIGQGKVLASPVVMAAGIASIQAGHTVLPVLFPSQPAKLPDSVKPLTADEAKQLKDIFRQPVVDGTAVGLKSVPGAPVIAKTGTAEFTRDGKTMVHAWMVAAQDDLAVAVFVDTGSSGADTAGPIAKRFLTGAQSH, from the coding sequence ATGCGCTCCGACCATCGCCCCCATTGGATACGACTTCTCATGGGGGCGGCGGTGGCGTGTGCGCTCGTGTCGTCACTTGCGGCGTGCAGCGCCACCGATCAGCCCGACACGACCGCGCTTCGCAGCGCGCTCACGTCGGGTGACTTCAGCAAAGTGCGCCTGAACGGTGCGTCAGCGGAACAGGTGGGCACGGAGTACTCGGCCATCGTGGCGGGCCTGGGCAAGATCACGCCGTCGGTGAAGATCGACGCCCCGAAGATCGACGACGACAAGGCCTCGTTGCGCGTTCATTGGAGTTGGCCGGTGGGCAACGGCGACTGGACGTACACGTCCACCGTCAAGGCCACGAAGAAGTCCGACACGTGGTACGTGGATTGGTCTGCGTCCGTCATCCAGCCCGACCTCGACGCCGGTGACGTGCTGCGACGGACGACCAAGGCGCCGCCGCGCGCCGACATCCTCGGCGGTGACGGTCAGGCCCTGGTCACCAGTCGACCCGTGGTCATCTTCGGCATCGACAAGAGCCACGTCACGCCTGAGCAGGCGGTGACGTCGGCCGCCGCGCTGGCGCGGCTCGTCAAGGTCGACGCCAAAGACTTCGCCGCACGCGTGTCGGGCGGAGGGACGAAGCAGTTCGTCGAGGCGATCACGTACCGAAAGCAGGAAGCGCCCTCGACTGCCGAGCTGGCCGACATCCCGGGAGCGCTCGCGATCTCGAGCACCATGCAACTGGGCCCGTACCGCGGCTTCGCGGGGCCGGTGCTCGGATCGGTCGGTCCAGTCACCGCAGAGATCATGGAGAAGAACCCGGGCACCTACCGGGCAACCGACACGGTCGGGCTCAGCGGTCTGGAGCAGCGCTACGACAGCGACCTACGCGGCGTGGCAGGCGTGCAGATCAGCCGGGTGCCGAAGAGCGGCGACCCCGTGAAGCTGTTCACGGCAGAGCCCAAGCCGGGGGAGCCGCTGAAGACGACCCTCGACCAGCGTCTGCAGACCCTTGCCGAGGCGTCGTTGCGCGACATCGGCCCGGCCAGCGCGCTGGTGGCTCTGCGTCCCAGTGACGGCGCGATCCTGGCGGCGGCCAACGGCCCTGGTACGGGTTCGTTCGATGCTGCCCTGAACGGACAGGTGCCGCCCGGATCGACGTTCAAGATGTTCGACACCCTCGCACTCCTGCGTGCCGGTATGACCGCCGACTCGAAGGTCGACTGCACGGCAGAGGCCGTCGTCGACGGCTACCGCTTCGTGAACGACTCCTGGTACCCGAAATCCGCGATCGGCAAGATCTCGCTGAAGACCGCGATCGGCCACTCGTGCAACACCGCGATGATCAACGCTCGCAGCACGATCGGAGACGTCGCAGCCGCTGCGCAGAGCCTGGGATTCGGCATCGGCACCATCCCCGGAACCGACAGCTTCGCAGGAGAGATCCCGAAGGCTGCATCCGAGACTGAGGCGGCCGCCGACGTGATCGGGCAGGGCAAGGTGCTGGCCTCACCGGTGGTCATGGCCGCAGGCATCGCCTCGATCCAAGCCGGTCACACCGTCCTGCCTGTGCTCTTCCCATCGCAGCCGGCGAAGCTGCCCGACAGTGTCAAGCCGCTGACTGCCGACGAGGCGAAGCAGCTGAAGGACATCTTCCGGCAGCCGGTCGTTGACGGCACGGCGGTCGGTCTGAAGAGTGTGCCCGGCGCGCCCGTCATCGCGAAGACCGGCACCGCCGAGTTCACGCGGGACGGCAAGACGATGGTGCACGCATGGATGGTCGCCGCCCAAGACGACCTCGCGGTGGCGGTCTTCGTCGACACCGGCAGCAGCGGGGCCGACACCGCCGGGCCCATCGCGAAGAGATTCCTCACCGGCGCGCAGTCCCACTGA
- a CDS encoding metallophosphoesterase — translation MAATDTRGSSARTALTALGAVGAVGVGAAVWGVGIERYLFTVRRHTLRLLPHGAEPIRILHLSDAHMAPWQHRKQRWIASLAGLRPDVIVNTGDNLGHADGLDGVKEAFAPFRGIPGFYVHGSNDLFAPAPRNPLKYFSGPSQKAADAPSLDATALDSYLQNELGWTALDNAAASVTVNGLRIDAFGVGDAHRDGDRLDVLPDALSQLGEGADLVWGLTHAPYRRVLDAFVDLGADAVFAGHTHGGQVRIPFSPKALVANCDIPLDQARGLSTWTHDCHKVPLNISAGIGHSIYAPVRFACRPEATLITLLPR, via the coding sequence ATGGCGGCAACTGACACCCGCGGGTCGTCCGCTCGCACTGCCCTCACCGCGCTCGGCGCGGTGGGGGCGGTCGGCGTCGGCGCCGCGGTCTGGGGCGTCGGCATCGAGAGATACCTGTTCACCGTGCGCCGCCACACGCTGCGCCTGCTGCCGCACGGCGCCGAACCGATCCGCATCCTGCATCTCTCAGACGCCCACATGGCGCCGTGGCAGCACCGCAAGCAGCGGTGGATCGCCTCTCTTGCCGGGCTGCGCCCCGACGTGATCGTCAACACCGGCGACAACCTCGGCCACGCCGACGGGCTCGACGGCGTCAAAGAAGCGTTCGCGCCGTTCCGCGGCATCCCGGGCTTCTATGTGCACGGGTCGAACGATCTGTTCGCACCCGCACCGCGCAACCCGCTCAAGTACTTCTCCGGCCCGTCGCAGAAGGCTGCTGATGCACCGTCGCTGGATGCCACGGCCCTCGACTCGTATCTGCAGAACGAGCTGGGCTGGACCGCGCTGGACAACGCCGCCGCATCGGTGACCGTCAACGGACTGCGCATCGATGCGTTCGGCGTCGGAGACGCGCACCGCGACGGGGATCGGCTGGATGTGCTGCCCGACGCGCTATCGCAGCTGGGCGAGGGCGCAGACCTCGTGTGGGGCCTCACCCATGCGCCGTACCGGCGCGTGCTCGACGCGTTCGTCGATCTCGGCGCCGACGCGGTGTTCGCCGGGCACACGCACGGCGGGCAGGTGCGCATCCCCTTCTCGCCGAAGGCGCTCGTGGCCAACTGCGACATCCCGCTCGACCAGGCCCGGGGGCTGAGCACCTGGACTCACGACTGCCACAAAGTACCGCTGAACATCAGCGCGGGCATCGGTCACTCGATCTACGCACCGGTGCGCTTCGCGTGCCGGCCCGAGGCGACCCTGATCACCCTGCTGCCTCGGTGA
- a CDS encoding transglycosylase domain-containing protein, translating to MPHSKRTTAGVAGGLLGLIGLSTVAGVLITATVTPAVAVTSAAATSAIDMFNNLPSVLNIGKQILPSTIYYTDGKKSVKMATYYDQNRSPVTFKQIAPVMYDALLSSEDPRFYEHGGIDIMGTTRAILSNVKGGSDTQGGSSISQQYVKNVKVQECDWDAKNDEELNKCWREATDSSGVEGYQRKLQEMRYAIALEQKYSKNDILLGYMNIANFGGTTYGIDAAAMRYFGVHASKLNLAQAATLAGMVQNPNTYRIDLPGGTIKDRAGKPVNTAKDGYKLTKQRQEYVLGRMLEDGKITQKQHDDAVKAPIVPKVTDPSMGCGESIAPYFCQYVTQVMRNDPAFGDKEQRRQLLYKGGLKIYTTLDPRIQKASAKAQKDYTPTTVTVPAYQKTKKNPDPTFGSASVSVEVDTGRVLAITQNTKYTAGTSKAKGTSGIVYAGDLQFGGSGGFNAGSTFKLFTLLDWLDKGKSLNQVLDGRKHNRTPWTDRCVAGGSLGNNADVHNYQQRGGYFGTPMRFTKESLNTGFLEMARQLDLCDIGNVAQSLGVMRGDGSPIPLTTDGTSKIQADNPVPYEVIGSDNVSPMAMAGAYAAVANKGVYCQPRVIDKIVDSEGNDVKLPDRSCKQVIDPKVAATAAYALKGPLERGGSGDVGNPNDGTPLIGKTGTHEDYQTWLMTSSTKVTTANWVGSSFGQLDLYHNYFQGVSLNNARFSLGRSIQGAIDKYYKGGDFPQPDNNLLRTVKVNLPSVIGMSQDDAEKTLKKAGFQVTIGKPVDSDQPKGLVAEQSPGAGRVAAGTAVTLQLSTGQGKAIPDVTGRVPAEAIAILGAAGFTRTSLQCQTNPGGDGTVTSTDPSAGTIAGPSKKITVTYQSPDCKGGGGGIIPPPGKGHGGNGGN from the coding sequence ATGCCCCACTCGAAACGCACGACCGCCGGTGTGGCCGGAGGCCTGTTGGGCCTCATCGGGCTGAGCACTGTAGCGGGCGTACTGATCACGGCCACGGTCACCCCTGCCGTCGCCGTCACCAGTGCCGCAGCCACGAGCGCCATCGACATGTTCAACAACCTGCCGAGCGTGCTGAACATCGGCAAGCAGATCCTGCCGTCGACGATCTACTACACCGACGGCAAGAAGTCGGTCAAGATGGCCACCTACTACGACCAGAACCGGTCGCCGGTCACGTTCAAGCAGATCGCGCCGGTGATGTACGACGCACTGCTGTCCAGTGAAGACCCGCGCTTCTACGAGCACGGCGGCATCGACATCATGGGAACGACCCGCGCGATCCTGTCGAACGTCAAGGGCGGCTCCGACACGCAGGGCGGGTCATCGATCAGCCAGCAGTACGTGAAGAACGTCAAGGTCCAGGAGTGCGACTGGGACGCGAAGAACGACGAAGAGCTCAACAAGTGCTGGCGCGAGGCGACCGATTCGAGCGGCGTCGAGGGCTACCAGCGCAAGCTGCAGGAGATGCGGTACGCGATCGCCCTGGAGCAGAAGTACTCGAAGAACGACATCCTGCTCGGGTACATGAACATCGCCAACTTCGGCGGCACGACCTACGGCATCGACGCCGCCGCGATGCGCTACTTCGGCGTGCACGCGAGCAAGCTGAACCTCGCCCAGGCGGCGACCCTTGCCGGCATGGTGCAGAACCCCAACACCTATCGCATCGACCTGCCGGGCGGCACGATAAAGGACCGCGCGGGAAAGCCGGTCAATACCGCCAAGGACGGCTACAAGCTGACCAAGCAGCGCCAGGAGTACGTCCTGGGGCGCATGCTCGAAGACGGCAAGATCACGCAGAAACAGCATGATGATGCGGTCAAGGCACCCATCGTGCCGAAGGTCACGGACCCCTCGATGGGGTGCGGCGAGAGCATCGCGCCGTACTTCTGCCAATACGTCACCCAGGTGATGCGCAACGACCCCGCCTTCGGTGACAAAGAACAGCGTCGGCAGCTGCTGTACAAGGGCGGCTTGAAGATCTACACGACGCTCGACCCGCGCATCCAGAAGGCGTCCGCGAAGGCGCAGAAGGACTACACGCCGACCACGGTGACCGTGCCGGCGTATCAGAAGACGAAGAAGAATCCCGACCCCACCTTCGGGTCGGCCTCCGTCAGCGTCGAGGTCGACACCGGCCGAGTGCTCGCGATCACACAGAACACGAAGTACACCGCCGGCACGTCGAAAGCGAAAGGCACGTCAGGCATCGTCTATGCCGGAGACTTGCAGTTCGGCGGCTCCGGCGGGTTCAACGCCGGATCGACTTTCAAGCTCTTCACGTTGCTCGACTGGCTCGACAAGGGCAAGTCCCTCAATCAGGTGCTCGACGGCCGCAAACACAACCGCACTCCGTGGACCGATCGCTGCGTGGCCGGTGGATCGCTGGGCAACAACGCCGATGTGCATAACTATCAACAGCGCGGCGGCTACTTCGGCACACCGATGCGGTTCACGAAGGAATCACTGAACACGGGATTCCTCGAGATGGCGCGACAACTGGACCTCTGCGACATCGGCAACGTGGCACAGAGCCTCGGCGTGATGCGCGGAGACGGCTCACCCATCCCGCTCACCACCGACGGCACCAGCAAGATCCAAGCCGACAACCCGGTGCCGTACGAGGTCATCGGCTCAGACAACGTGTCGCCGATGGCAATGGCAGGGGCCTACGCCGCCGTGGCGAACAAGGGCGTCTACTGCCAGCCGCGCGTGATCGACAAGATCGTCGACTCCGAGGGCAATGACGTCAAGCTGCCCGATCGCAGCTGCAAGCAGGTCATCGACCCGAAGGTCGCGGCTACCGCCGCGTACGCGCTGAAGGGGCCGCTCGAACGAGGCGGTTCCGGCGACGTGGGAAACCCCAACGACGGTACGCCGCTGATCGGCAAGACCGGCACGCACGAGGACTACCAGACGTGGCTCATGACGTCGAGCACGAAGGTCACGACGGCGAACTGGGTCGGCAGCTCGTTCGGCCAACTCGACCTCTACCACAACTACTTCCAGGGCGTCTCGCTGAACAACGCCCGCTTCAGCCTCGGCCGCAGCATTCAGGGTGCGATCGACAAGTACTACAAGGGCGGCGATTTCCCGCAGCCCGACAATAACCTGCTGCGCACAGTGAAGGTCAATCTGCCCAGCGTCATCGGCATGTCGCAGGACGATGCCGAGAAGACGCTCAAGAAGGCTGGATTCCAGGTGACGATCGGCAAGCCGGTCGACTCCGACCAGCCCAAGGGCCTTGTCGCTGAGCAGAGCCCCGGGGCAGGCCGTGTCGCGGCCGGTACGGCGGTGACGCTGCAGCTCAGCACGGGCCAAGGCAAGGCCATCCCCGACGTCACCGGGCGCGTGCCGGCCGAAGCGATCGCGATCCTCGGCGCCGCGGGCTTCACGAGGACCAGCCTGCAGTGCCAGACCAACCCCGGCGGCGACGGCACGGTCACCTCGACCGATCCCAGCGCGGGAACGATCGCCGGGCCCTCGAAGAAGATCACCGTGACTTATCAGTCGCCCGACTGCAAGGGCGGCGGAGGCGGCATCATCCCACCGCCGGGCAAGGGCCACGGCGGCAATGGCGGCAACTGA
- the acs gene encoding acetate--CoA ligase gives MSSQIDHLLEENREFTPSPEFAANANGTAELYERAAADREGFWAEQARELLHWHKPFTQTLDWSNPPFAKWFDDGEISVAYNCLDRHVEAGNGDRTAIIFEGEPGDERRISYAELTAEVKKAANALESLGIGHGDRVAIYMPMIPEAAIAMLACARVGAIHSVVFGGFSADSLRSRVDDAAARLVITADGGYRKGRVSALKPAVDMALADRGHGPQETVEHVLVVKRGGNDVEWTEGRDLWWHDVVEAAPAEHEAKAFPAENPLYILYTSGTTGKPKGVVHSSGGYLTQAVFTNKYTLDIHPETDIFWCTADIGWVTGHTYVVYGPLALGATVMMYEGTPDTPHPGRFWELIQKYGITILYTAPTAIRSFMKSGRQIPQQFDLSSLRLLGSVGEPINPEAWMWYREVIGADKTPIVDTWWQTETGATMISPMPGVTATKPGAAQVPVPGITVDVVDENGEPVDNGNGGLLVVTSPWPSMLRGVWGDPERFKETYWAKFADKGYYFAGDGARKDEDGEIWLLGRVDDVMNVAGHRLSTTEIESALVAHESVAEAAVVGAVDEMTGKAVVAFVIIKESYLSQHAPEGLAGQLRLWVGEQIGPIARPRDIYIVSELPKTRSGKIMRRLLRDVADGHEVGDTTTLADTAVMSIISAQVK, from the coding sequence ATGAGCAGCCAGATCGACCATCTTCTGGAAGAGAACCGCGAGTTCACCCCGTCGCCCGAGTTCGCGGCGAACGCCAACGGCACCGCCGAGCTGTACGAGCGCGCGGCGGCCGATCGCGAAGGGTTCTGGGCCGAACAGGCCCGCGAGCTGCTGCACTGGCACAAGCCGTTCACGCAGACGCTGGACTGGTCGAACCCGCCGTTCGCCAAGTGGTTCGACGACGGCGAGATCTCGGTCGCCTACAACTGCCTGGACCGTCACGTCGAGGCCGGCAACGGCGACCGCACCGCGATCATCTTCGAGGGCGAGCCGGGCGACGAGCGCCGCATCTCGTATGCCGAGCTGACCGCCGAGGTCAAGAAGGCAGCCAACGCCCTCGAGTCGCTGGGCATCGGCCACGGCGACCGCGTGGCCATCTACATGCCGATGATCCCCGAAGCCGCCATCGCGATGCTGGCCTGTGCGCGCGTGGGCGCGATCCACTCGGTCGTGTTCGGCGGTTTCTCGGCCGACAGCCTGCGTTCGCGGGTGGATGACGCGGCCGCGCGTCTGGTGATCACGGCCGACGGCGGCTACCGCAAGGGCCGGGTCTCGGCCTTGAAACCGGCCGTCGACATGGCACTGGCCGACCGCGGCCACGGCCCGCAGGAGACCGTCGAGCACGTCCTGGTCGTCAAGCGCGGCGGCAACGACGTCGAGTGGACCGAAGGCCGCGACCTGTGGTGGCACGACGTGGTCGAGGCCGCGCCCGCCGAGCACGAGGCCAAGGCCTTCCCCGCCGAGAACCCGCTGTACATCCTGTACACGTCGGGCACGACCGGAAAGCCGAAGGGCGTGGTGCACAGCTCGGGCGGCTACCTCACGCAGGCGGTCTTCACGAACAAGTACACACTCGACATCCATCCCGAGACCGACATCTTCTGGTGCACGGCCGACATCGGCTGGGTCACCGGCCACACATACGTGGTCTACGGACCGCTCGCGCTGGGCGCGACGGTCATGATGTACGAGGGCACCCCCGACACCCCGCATCCCGGCCGCTTCTGGGAGCTCATCCAGAAGTACGGCATCACGATCCTGTACACCGCGCCCACGGCCATCCGCTCGTTCATGAAGAGCGGTCGCCAGATCCCCCAGCAGTTCGACCTGTCGAGCCTGCGACTGCTCGGCTCGGTGGGCGAGCCCATCAACCCCGAGGCGTGGATGTGGTACCGCGAGGTGATCGGCGCCGACAAGACGCCGATCGTGGACACCTGGTGGCAGACCGAGACCGGCGCCACCATGATCTCGCCGATGCCGGGAGTCACGGCCACCAAGCCCGGTGCCGCGCAGGTGCCGGTGCCCGGCATCACGGTCGACGTCGTCGACGAGAACGGCGAGCCCGTCGACAACGGCAACGGCGGACTGCTGGTGGTCACCTCGCCCTGGCCGTCGATGCTGCGCGGAGTGTGGGGTGACCCGGAGCGCTTCAAGGAGACGTACTGGGCGAAGTTCGCCGACAAGGGCTACTACTTCGCCGGCGACGGCGCCCGCAAGGACGAGGACGGCGAGATCTGGCTGCTCGGCCGCGTCGACGACGTCATGAACGTCGCCGGCCACCGCCTGTCGACGACCGAGATCGAGTCGGCGCTGGTCGCGCACGAGTCGGTCGCCGAGGCCGCTGTGGTCGGCGCCGTCGACGAGATGACCGGCAAGGCCGTGGTCGCCTTCGTGATCATCAAGGAGAGCTACCTGTCGCAGCACGCCCCCGAGGGACTGGCCGGCCAGCTGCGCCTGTGGGTCGGCGAGCAGATCGGGCCGATCGCGCGCCCGCGCGACATCTACATCGTCAGCGAGCTGCCCAAGACCCGCTCGGGCAAGATCATGCGGCGCCTGCTGCGCGATGTGGCCGACGGCCACGAGGTCGGCGACACGACGACGCTGGCCGACACCGCGGTGATGAGCATCATCTCGGCGCAGGTGAAGTAG
- a CDS encoding RidA family protein: MTVSQTLADLQITLPEVVPPVAAYVPAKVHGDLVYTAGQLPMSGGALPATGKVGGEVSADDAKAYARQSALNAIAAAAAAVGGVDHLTGVVKVVGFVASTPDFTGQPGVINGASELLGQVFGDAGRHARSAVAAPVLPLDSPVEVEVVFSFTV, translated from the coding sequence ATGACCGTTTCGCAGACGCTCGCCGACCTGCAGATCACGCTGCCCGAGGTCGTCCCGCCTGTGGCCGCCTACGTGCCCGCCAAGGTGCACGGCGACCTGGTCTACACGGCCGGGCAGCTGCCGATGAGCGGCGGCGCGCTGCCGGCCACCGGCAAGGTCGGGGGAGAGGTATCCGCAGACGACGCCAAGGCGTACGCGCGGCAGTCGGCCCTGAACGCCATCGCCGCAGCCGCCGCAGCCGTCGGCGGGGTCGATCATCTGACCGGCGTCGTCAAGGTCGTCGGGTTCGTGGCATCCACCCCCGACTTCACCGGGCAGCCGGGCGTGATCAACGGCGCGAGCGAGCTGCTGGGGCAGGTCTTCGGCGACGCGGGGCGCCATGCGCGCAGCGCGGTCGCCGCACCCGTGCTGCCCCTGGACTCGCCCGTCGAGGTCGAGGTCGTCTTCAGCTTCACGGTCTGA
- a CDS encoding DUF4177 domain-containing protein, translating into MTTWEYLTTPLVIHNTAAILNNWGKQGWELVQVVPGPEGGLVAYFKRPVGDGSQNAGLDAAAQAAVKFEGN; encoded by the coding sequence ATGACCACCTGGGAATACCTCACCACTCCGCTGGTGATCCACAACACCGCAGCCATCCTGAACAACTGGGGAAAGCAGGGCTGGGAGCTCGTGCAGGTCGTGCCCGGCCCCGAAGGAGGCCTGGTCGCGTACTTCAAGCGGCCGGTCGGCGACGGGTCGCAGAACGCCGGATTGGATGCCGCAGCCCAGGCGGCCGTGAAGTTCGAAGGGAACTGA